The following coding sequences are from one Strigops habroptila isolate Jane chromosome 18, bStrHab1.2.pri, whole genome shotgun sequence window:
- the FGD2 gene encoding FYVE, RhoGEF and PH domain-containing protein 2 isoform X2: MEGEADNQRSVLNLVAVFEERWAWRDKQAPHIQPTPASSRSQQLPAPPASQSLSRMDARHRAEQGNKQQQQGRRGLSFKCLSSFRHKITEDNWRRQQEPGLEPGSKEPEEKKIALELLETEQAYVNRLHLLDQIFYTELMKEAKNGKTVPEEVVKMIFSNISSIYQFHSKFFLPELQKRMEDWSCNPRIGDVIQKLAPFLKMYGEYVKNFDKAVELITVWSEKSPPFQELIADIQKRKVCANLTLQHHMLEPVQRIPRYELLLKDYVRKLPPESPDRDDAEKALEMIFMVAKHSNAAIAEMKRLQNLWVVYQRLGLEDDIVDPSNELIKEGPIQKISTRNNSTSEKYLFLFNNMLLYCVPRVIQVGAEFQVHLRINVDSMKVRELNDTQFPNTFLVSGKQRTLELQARSEEEMNAWMKAFQDAIDRKEKRSETFKTAVHGLETGTPALKVVCARCSDYRAELQYDGNRLNRVCQECYIFLMGHVVLEDREEKHKGILEKGAAEVSGRSLLCSSLQLLDKNGKGGTRGWFVIPQDDPLVLYIYAAPQDVRAHTSIPLLGYTVKDLPQENSRHLFQLVQSRQVHTFVADTEELKRRWMSVMARCAAGITHPEEEEEDAESCDEAE, from the exons ggcctggagggacaAGCAGGCTCCACACATCCAGCCCACTCCTGCAAGCAGCCGGTCgcagcagcttccagcaccTCCGGCCAGCCAGAGCCTCTCCCGGATGGATGCCAGGCACCGAGCGGAGCAAGggaacaagcagcagcagcaggggcgGCGCGGGCTCAGCTTCAAATGCCTCAGTTCCTTCCGGCACAAGATCACTGAGGACAactggaggaggcagcaggagcccGGGCTCGAGCCTGGCAGCAAG GAACCAGAGGAGAAGAAGATcgctctggagctgctggagacagaGCAGGCGTATGTCAACCGCCTTCACCTTCTCGACCAG aTATTCTATACAGAGCTGATGAAAGAAGCCAAAAATGGGAAGACAGTCCCAGAGGAGGTGGTGAAAATGATCTTCTCCAACATCTCCTCCATCTACCAGTTCCACTCCAAGTTCTtcctgccagagctgcagaagcGCATGGAGGATTG gagctgcaacCCGCGGATCGGGGATGTGATCCAGAAGCTTGCACCATTCCTCAAGATGTATGGTGAATATGTCAAGAACTTTGACAAGGCCGTGGAGCTCATCACTGTCTGGTCAGAGAAATCACCACCCTTCCAGGAGCTCATTGCTGACATCCAG AAGAGGAAGGTCTGTGCTAACCTAACGCTGCAGCACCACATGCTGGAACCTGTGCAGAGGATCCCACGCTACGAACTCCTCCTGAAGGATTATGTCCGAAAACTTCCTCCTGAGTCCCCAGACCGGGATGATGCAGAGA AGGCCCTGGAGATGATTTTTATGGTGGCCAAGCACTCAAACGCAGCTATCGCCGAGATG AAACGGCTGCAGAACCTCTGGGTGGTCTATCAGCGCCTGGGCCTCGAAGATGACATTGTGGATCCCTCCAATGAGCTGATCAAGGAGGGGCCCATCCAGAAGATCTCCACCCGCAACAACAGCACATCGGAGAAGTACCTGTTCCTG TTCAACAACATGCTGCTGTACTGCGTGCCCAGAGTCATCCAGGTGGGAGCTGAGTTCCAGGTCCACCTCCGCATCAACGTGGACAGCATGAAG GTGCGGGAGCTGAACGACACGCAGTTCCCAAACACATTCCTGGTCTCGGGAAAGCAGCGGACGCTGGAGCTGCAGGCCAG GTCTGAGGAGGAGATGAACGCCTGGATGAAG GCCTTCCAAGATGCCATTgacaggaaggagaagaggagtGAGACCTTTAAGACAGCAGTGCATGGGCTGGAGACGGGCACCCCTGCACTGAAG GTGGTGTGTGCTCGCTGCTCTGACTACAGGGCTGAGCTCCAGTACGATGGGAACCGCCTGAACCGCGTGTGCCAGGAGTGTTACATCTTCCTGATGGGCCACGTGGTGCTCGAGGACCGGGAGGAGAAGCACAAAGGCATCCTGGAG aagGGAGCTGCAGAGGTCTCAGGCCGGAGTTTGCTCTGCAgttccctgcagctgctggacaAGAACGGCAAAGGAGGCACCCGGGGCTGGTTCGTGATCCCGCAGGATGATCCCCTCGTGCTGTACATCTACGCAGCCCCACAG GACGTCCGAGCCCACACGTCCATCCCGCTGCTGGGGTACACGGTGAAGGACCTGCCGCAGGAGAATTCCCGGCACCTTTTCCAGCTGGTGCAGTCCCGGCAGGTCCACACCTTCGTGGCTGACACCGAGGAGCTGAAGCGGCGCTGGATGAGTGTCATGGCACGCTGCGCCGCGGGGATCACACAccccgaggaggaggaggaggatgcagagTCCTGTGATGAAGCAGAATGA
- the FGD2 gene encoding FYVE, RhoGEF and PH domain-containing protein 2 isoform X1, with product MEGEADNQRSVLNLVAVFEERWAWRDKQAPHIQPTPASSRSQQLPAPPASQSLSRMDARHRAEQGNKQQQQGRRGLSFKCLSSFRHKITEDNWRRQQEPGLEPGSKEPEEKKIALELLETEQAYVNRLHLLDQIFYTELMKEAKNGKTVPEEVVKMIFSNISSIYQFHSKFFLPELQKRMEDWSCNPRIGDVIQKLAPFLKMYGEYVKNFDKAVELITVWSEKSPPFQELIADIQKRKVCANLTLQHHMLEPVQRIPRYELLLKDYVRKLPPESPDRDDAEKALEMIFMVAKHSNAAIAEMKRLQNLWVVYQRLGLEDDIVDPSNELIKEGPIQKISTRNNSTSEKYLFLFNNMLLYCVPRVIQVGAEFQVHLRINVDSMKVRELNDTQFPNTFLVSGKQRTLELQARSEEEMNAWMKAFQDAIDRKEKRSETFKTAVHGLETGTPALKTEELGRRAPQWVRDNLVSMCMRCREPFNAIVRRRHHCRACGYVVCARCSDYRAELQYDGNRLNRVCQECYIFLMGHVVLEDREEKHKGILEKGAAEVSGRSLLCSSLQLLDKNGKGGTRGWFVIPQDDPLVLYIYAAPQDVRAHTSIPLLGYTVKDLPQENSRHLFQLVQSRQVHTFVADTEELKRRWMSVMARCAAGITHPEEEEEDAESCDEAE from the exons ggcctggagggacaAGCAGGCTCCACACATCCAGCCCACTCCTGCAAGCAGCCGGTCgcagcagcttccagcaccTCCGGCCAGCCAGAGCCTCTCCCGGATGGATGCCAGGCACCGAGCGGAGCAAGggaacaagcagcagcagcaggggcgGCGCGGGCTCAGCTTCAAATGCCTCAGTTCCTTCCGGCACAAGATCACTGAGGACAactggaggaggcagcaggagcccGGGCTCGAGCCTGGCAGCAAG GAACCAGAGGAGAAGAAGATcgctctggagctgctggagacagaGCAGGCGTATGTCAACCGCCTTCACCTTCTCGACCAG aTATTCTATACAGAGCTGATGAAAGAAGCCAAAAATGGGAAGACAGTCCCAGAGGAGGTGGTGAAAATGATCTTCTCCAACATCTCCTCCATCTACCAGTTCCACTCCAAGTTCTtcctgccagagctgcagaagcGCATGGAGGATTG gagctgcaacCCGCGGATCGGGGATGTGATCCAGAAGCTTGCACCATTCCTCAAGATGTATGGTGAATATGTCAAGAACTTTGACAAGGCCGTGGAGCTCATCACTGTCTGGTCAGAGAAATCACCACCCTTCCAGGAGCTCATTGCTGACATCCAG AAGAGGAAGGTCTGTGCTAACCTAACGCTGCAGCACCACATGCTGGAACCTGTGCAGAGGATCCCACGCTACGAACTCCTCCTGAAGGATTATGTCCGAAAACTTCCTCCTGAGTCCCCAGACCGGGATGATGCAGAGA AGGCCCTGGAGATGATTTTTATGGTGGCCAAGCACTCAAACGCAGCTATCGCCGAGATG AAACGGCTGCAGAACCTCTGGGTGGTCTATCAGCGCCTGGGCCTCGAAGATGACATTGTGGATCCCTCCAATGAGCTGATCAAGGAGGGGCCCATCCAGAAGATCTCCACCCGCAACAACAGCACATCGGAGAAGTACCTGTTCCTG TTCAACAACATGCTGCTGTACTGCGTGCCCAGAGTCATCCAGGTGGGAGCTGAGTTCCAGGTCCACCTCCGCATCAACGTGGACAGCATGAAG GTGCGGGAGCTGAACGACACGCAGTTCCCAAACACATTCCTGGTCTCGGGAAAGCAGCGGACGCTGGAGCTGCAGGCCAG GTCTGAGGAGGAGATGAACGCCTGGATGAAG GCCTTCCAAGATGCCATTgacaggaaggagaagaggagtGAGACCTTTAAGACAGCAGTGCATGGGCTGGAGACGGGCACCCCTGCACTGAAG ACAGAGGAGCTGGGCCGCCGTGCCCCGCAGTGGGTGCGGGACAACCTGGTGAGCATGTGCATGCGCTGCAGGGAGCCCTTCAACGCCATCGTGCGCCGCAGGCACCACTGTCGAGCTTGTGGATAC GTGGTGTGTGCTCGCTGCTCTGACTACAGGGCTGAGCTCCAGTACGATGGGAACCGCCTGAACCGCGTGTGCCAGGAGTGTTACATCTTCCTGATGGGCCACGTGGTGCTCGAGGACCGGGAGGAGAAGCACAAAGGCATCCTGGAG aagGGAGCTGCAGAGGTCTCAGGCCGGAGTTTGCTCTGCAgttccctgcagctgctggacaAGAACGGCAAAGGAGGCACCCGGGGCTGGTTCGTGATCCCGCAGGATGATCCCCTCGTGCTGTACATCTACGCAGCCCCACAG GACGTCCGAGCCCACACGTCCATCCCGCTGCTGGGGTACACGGTGAAGGACCTGCCGCAGGAGAATTCCCGGCACCTTTTCCAGCTGGTGCAGTCCCGGCAGGTCCACACCTTCGTGGCTGACACCGAGGAGCTGAAGCGGCGCTGGATGAGTGTCATGGCACGCTGCGCCGCGGGGATCACACAccccgaggaggaggaggaggatgcagagTCCTGTGATGAAGCAGAATGA